One genomic segment of Candidatus Fukatsuia endosymbiont of Tuberolachnus salignus includes these proteins:
- a CDS encoding AAA family ATPase, whose amino-acid sequence MTNKRLEWQSLLPDTAPYEALFSSADQLAAVPFSEVQLRLKSSIKLFCHPQSKSRFMQIKAPENSHYLALITQTIKKFRPQDLILCGGDYRMQDNKMIWQPAQKGDEAFVAKASCLYQEWIEPEQLFGCVRCHKDQISLQPGLIHQVNGGVLVLSVRPLLAQPLMWLRLKQMVIQQRFEWLSSDETRPLPLQIPTIPLDLRLVIVGDRLGLGDFHDIEPELGELSVYGECEAELPLNNVNDMSLWCGYINALREEDHLPPLASDAWAVLFQQAIRYSGDQDYLPLCPSWLSHQLAEALLHEEKQETITANALNISLNMRDWRQNYLARRLQDEIELGQILIQTEGSVVGQINGLSVLEYPGHPRMIGEPTRISCVVHLGDGEFVDVERKVELGGNIHAKGMMIMQAFLISELALEQQQPFSASIVFEQSYGDIDGDSASLAELCALISALSQQPINQQIAVTGSVDQFGNILPIGGVNEKIEGFFEICQRRGLSGTQGVILPCNNVRHLCLHQPIVEAVKNGQFHLWAVSTVAETLPLLTGLSYSDEQQTNLLGIIQERIAQVNMHERRRHWLFRWLNWLR is encoded by the coding sequence TTGACTAATAAACGACTTGAATGGCAGTCTCTACTGCCCGATACCGCACCCTATGAAGCATTATTTTCTAGTGCCGACCAATTGGCTGCGGTGCCTTTTTCCGAGGTACAGCTGCGGTTAAAAAGCAGCATAAAGCTATTTTGCCATCCACAGTCAAAATCACGTTTTATGCAGATTAAAGCGCCGGAGAATAGTCACTATCTTGCCCTAATCACTCAGACGATAAAAAAATTTCGGCCACAGGATCTTATCCTTTGTGGTGGTGACTATCGGATGCAAGACAACAAAATGATTTGGCAACCGGCTCAGAAAGGTGATGAAGCCTTCGTAGCGAAAGCAAGTTGTCTCTATCAAGAATGGATCGAGCCAGAGCAATTATTTGGCTGCGTTAGATGTCATAAAGATCAAATCAGCCTACAGCCTGGCTTGATACATCAAGTGAATGGCGGTGTATTAGTCCTTTCAGTGCGCCCATTGCTTGCGCAACCTTTGATGTGGCTACGTCTTAAGCAAATGGTCATACAACAGCGTTTCGAATGGCTATCCTCTGATGAAACACGTCCTTTGCCACTCCAGATCCCCACAATACCGCTCGATCTGCGTTTGGTTATCGTTGGAGATCGGCTGGGTTTGGGAGATTTCCATGATATAGAGCCAGAATTGGGTGAGTTATCTGTCTATGGTGAATGTGAGGCTGAGTTACCACTGAACAATGTTAATGATATGTCATTATGGTGTGGTTACATTAACGCCTTACGGGAAGAAGATCACTTGCCTCCGTTGGCCTCTGACGCGTGGGCAGTCTTATTTCAACAAGCAATTCGTTACAGCGGTGATCAAGATTACTTGCCACTCTGTCCGAGCTGGCTCAGTCATCAATTAGCCGAAGCTTTACTACATGAAGAAAAACAAGAAACTATTACCGCCAACGCGTTGAACATCTCTTTGAATATGCGGGATTGGCGGCAAAATTATCTTGCCAGACGGTTACAGGATGAAATTGAATTGGGGCAAATCTTGATCCAGACTGAAGGATCGGTCGTTGGTCAAATCAACGGGTTGTCTGTGCTGGAATACCCAGGTCATCCGCGCATGATTGGGGAGCCAACACGTATAAGTTGTGTTGTACACCTTGGTGATGGCGAATTTGTGGATGTGGAACGTAAAGTAGAGCTAGGAGGCAATATTCATGCCAAAGGAATGATGATTATGCAGGCCTTTTTAATTTCTGAGCTTGCGTTAGAACAGCAGCAGCCTTTCTCTGCATCGATAGTTTTTGAGCAATCTTATGGTGATATTGATGGTGACAGTGCTTCATTGGCTGAATTATGTGCCTTGATCAGTGCGCTCTCTCAACAACCCATTAATCAACAGATTGCGGTAACGGGTTCTGTCGATCAGTTTGGGAATATTCTGCCTATTGGTGGTGTCAACGAAAAAATCGAGGGTTTTTTCGAAATCTGTCAACGACGTGGCTTAAGTGGGACGCAAGGAGTGATACTTCCTTGTAACAACGTGCGCCATCTTTGTTTACATCAACCGATTGTTGAAGCGGTTAAAAATGGTCAATTCCATCTATGGGCTGTGTCTACGGTAGCTGAAACGCTGCCATTACTGACAGGTCTGTCCTATTCAGATGAACAACAAACGAACCTATTAGGTATAATCCAGGAACGAATCGCACAAGTGAATATGCATGAACGGCGGAGACATTGGCTATTCCGCTGGTTAAACTGGCTACGCTGA
- the matP gene encoding macrodomain Ter protein MatP, translated as MKYQQLDNIESGWKWAYLVKKHREGEKITCYIEQSAADEAVAQLLKLENQPVKVRAWIDQHINAALCDRLKQTIRARRKRHFNAEQQHTRKKSVDLEFLAWQRLSALARNRQMTLSETLAQLIEDAELKEKYAANMLSLKQNLKDILGK; from the coding sequence ATGAAATATCAACAATTAGATAACATTGAAAGTGGTTGGAAATGGGCGTATCTGGTAAAAAAACACCGTGAAGGTGAAAAAATTACCTGCTATATCGAGCAAAGTGCTGCCGATGAAGCCGTAGCGCAATTACTAAAGCTGGAAAATCAACCCGTGAAAGTGCGGGCATGGATTGACCAGCATATCAACGCAGCCCTGTGTGACCGTCTGAAGCAGACTATCCGAGCCAGGCGCAAACGCCACTTCAACGCTGAACAGCAGCACACTCGTAAAAAATCTGTCGATTTAGAGTTTTTGGCATGGCAGCGATTGTCGGCATTGGCCCGAAACCGTCAGATGACACTCTCAGAAACACTGGCTCAGTTGATTGAAGATGCCGAACTGAAAGAAAAATATGCGGCCAATATGTTATCTCTCAAGCAAAATCTAAAAGACATTCTTGGTAAATAA